One Oryza glaberrima chromosome 10, OglaRS2, whole genome shotgun sequence DNA segment encodes these proteins:
- the LOC127786280 gene encoding probable plastid-lipid-associated protein 3, chloroplastic isoform X3, translated as MAMPPPLFAAASHASLLLPSPTIHSSTGSRRPFRLPLRSSRRPPVAAAAASGVPDEWGDRSPSAPEPPSQPDPPIDDDEWGRDDPSASGNSRPVPVTDEWGEPGVPEPQSTSAADPPTNDDEWGGDPAPPPPLPPVPEEDNEEERREELKRCLVDTVYGSDLGFRASSEVRGEVLELVTQLEATNPTPEPVQATHLLAGNWILIYTAYSELLPILAVGAAPLFKVDEISQEIDTNSMTIVNASTISSPFTSFSFSATASFDVQSPSRIEVQFKEGSFQPPKISSSVDLPAEVDIFGQKISLGPVQQVLNPLQQAFASIAGSISGQPPLKLPIPGNNRARSWLLTTYLDKDLRISRDNCTLRS; from the exons ATGGCCATGCCTCCCccgctcttcgccgccgcctcccacgcctccctccttctcccctcccccaccaTCCACAGCTCCACCGGATCTCGCCGCCCcttccgcctccccctccgctcctcccgccgcccgcccgtcgcagcagcagctgcctcTGGCGTCCCCGACGAGTGGGGCGACCGCTCGCCCtccgcgcccgagccgccctCCCAGCCCGACCCccccatcgacgacgacgagtgggGCCGCGACGACCCCTCCGCCTCCGGGAACTCTCGCCCCGTCCCCGTCACCGACGAGTGGGGCGAGCCGGGTGTGCCCGAGCCCCaatccacctccgccgccgacccccCTACCAACGACGACGAGTGGGGTGGGgatccggcgccaccgccaccgctacCTCCTGTGCCGGAGGAAGACAACGAGGAGGAAAGGCGGGAGGAGCTCAAGCGCTGCTTGGTGGACACTGTGTACGGCTCCGACCTGGGCTTCCGGGCGTCCTCCGAGGTGAGGGGGGAGGTGCTAGAGCTCGTCACCCAGCTCGAGGCCACCAATCCCACGCCCGAGCCCGTCCAGGCCacccacctcctcgccggcaaCTGGATCCTCAT ATATACAGCGTATTCTGAGCTTCTACCTATCCTAGCAGTTGGTGCAGCACCATTGTTCAAAGTCGATGAGATATCGCAAGAAATTGACACAAATAGCATGACCATAGTCAATGCCTCAACTATCTCAAGTCCATTCACTTCGTTTTCTTTCAGTGCCACTGCTTCTTTTGATGTACAGAGTCCATCAAGGATAGAG GTCCAATTCAAAGAGGGAAGCTTTCAGCCACCGAAGATATCATCATCGGTAGACCTACCTGCAGAGGTTGATATATTTGGGCAGAAGATCAGCTTGGGCCCAGTCCAGCAAGTGCTGAACCCTCTGCAGCAAGCCTTTGCAAGTATTGCAGGATCCATTTCTGGGCAGCCACCCCTCAAGTTACCCATCCCTGGCAACAACAGGGCCCGGTCTTGGCTGCTGACGACCTACCTAGACAAGGACCTCAGGATCTCCAGAG ATAACTGTACCTTGAGGTCTTGA
- the LOC127786280 gene encoding probable plastid-lipid-associated protein 3, chloroplastic isoform X1, protein MAMPPPLFAAASHASLLLPSPTIHSSTGSRRPFRLPLRSSRRPPVAAAAASGVPDEWGDRSPSAPEPPSQPDPPIDDDEWGRDDPSASGNSRPVPVTDEWGEPGVPEPQSTSAADPPTNDDEWGGDPAPPPPLPPVPEEDNEEERREELKRCLVDTVYGSDLGFRASSEVRGEVLELVTQLEATNPTPEPVQATHLLAGNWILIYTAYSELLPILAVGAAPLFKVDEISQEIDTNSMTIVNASTISSPFTSFSFSATASFDVQSPSRIEVQFKEGSFQPPKISSSVDLPAEVDIFGQKISLGPVQQVLNPLQQAFASIAGSISGQPPLKLPIPGNNRARSWLLTTYLDKDLRISRGDGGLFILVKEGSPLLDQL, encoded by the exons ATGGCCATGCCTCCCccgctcttcgccgccgcctcccacgcctccctccttctcccctcccccaccaTCCACAGCTCCACCGGATCTCGCCGCCCcttccgcctccccctccgctcctcccgccgcccgcccgtcgcagcagcagctgcctcTGGCGTCCCCGACGAGTGGGGCGACCGCTCGCCCtccgcgcccgagccgccctCCCAGCCCGACCCccccatcgacgacgacgagtgggGCCGCGACGACCCCTCCGCCTCCGGGAACTCTCGCCCCGTCCCCGTCACCGACGAGTGGGGCGAGCCGGGTGTGCCCGAGCCCCaatccacctccgccgccgacccccCTACCAACGACGACGAGTGGGGTGGGgatccggcgccaccgccaccgctacCTCCTGTGCCGGAGGAAGACAACGAGGAGGAAAGGCGGGAGGAGCTCAAGCGCTGCTTGGTGGACACTGTGTACGGCTCCGACCTGGGCTTCCGGGCGTCCTCCGAGGTGAGGGGGGAGGTGCTAGAGCTCGTCACCCAGCTCGAGGCCACCAATCCCACGCCCGAGCCCGTCCAGGCCacccacctcctcgccggcaaCTGGATCCTCAT ATATACAGCGTATTCTGAGCTTCTACCTATCCTAGCAGTTGGTGCAGCACCATTGTTCAAAGTCGATGAGATATCGCAAGAAATTGACACAAATAGCATGACCATAGTCAATGCCTCAACTATCTCAAGTCCATTCACTTCGTTTTCTTTCAGTGCCACTGCTTCTTTTGATGTACAGAGTCCATCAAGGATAGAG GTCCAATTCAAAGAGGGAAGCTTTCAGCCACCGAAGATATCATCATCGGTAGACCTACCTGCAGAGGTTGATATATTTGGGCAGAAGATCAGCTTGGGCCCAGTCCAGCAAGTGCTGAACCCTCTGCAGCAAGCCTTTGCAAGTATTGCAGGATCCATTTCTGGGCAGCCACCCCTCAAGTTACCCATCCCTGGCAACAACAGGGCCCGGTCTTGGCTGCTGACGACCTACCTAGACAAGGACCTCAGGATCTCCAGAGGTGATGGAGGTCTCTTCATTCTTGTCAAAGAGGGTAGCCCTCTACTAGATCAATTATAG
- the LOC127786280 gene encoding probable plastid-lipid-associated protein 3, chloroplastic isoform X2, whose amino-acid sequence MAMPPPLFAAASHASLLLPSPTIHSSTGSRRPFRLPLRSSRRPPVAAAAASGVPDEWGDRSPSAPEPPSQPDPPIDDDEWGRDDPSASGNSRPVPVTDEWGEPGVPEPQSTSAADPPTNDDEWGGDPAPPPPLPPVPEEDNEEERREELKRCLVDTVYGSDLGFRASSEVRGEVLELVTQLEATNPTPEPVQATHLLAGNWILIYTAYSELLPILAVGAAPLFKVDEISQEIDTNSMTIVNASTISSPFTSFSFSATASFDVQSPSRIEVQFKEGSFQPPKISSSVDLPAEVDIFGQKISLGPVQQVLNPLQQAFASIAGSISGQPPLKLPIPGNNRARSWLLTTYLDKDLRISRGMVKCHEKHQYNTA is encoded by the exons ATGGCCATGCCTCCCccgctcttcgccgccgcctcccacgcctccctccttctcccctcccccaccaTCCACAGCTCCACCGGATCTCGCCGCCCcttccgcctccccctccgctcctcccgccgcccgcccgtcgcagcagcagctgcctcTGGCGTCCCCGACGAGTGGGGCGACCGCTCGCCCtccgcgcccgagccgccctCCCAGCCCGACCCccccatcgacgacgacgagtgggGCCGCGACGACCCCTCCGCCTCCGGGAACTCTCGCCCCGTCCCCGTCACCGACGAGTGGGGCGAGCCGGGTGTGCCCGAGCCCCaatccacctccgccgccgacccccCTACCAACGACGACGAGTGGGGTGGGgatccggcgccaccgccaccgctacCTCCTGTGCCGGAGGAAGACAACGAGGAGGAAAGGCGGGAGGAGCTCAAGCGCTGCTTGGTGGACACTGTGTACGGCTCCGACCTGGGCTTCCGGGCGTCCTCCGAGGTGAGGGGGGAGGTGCTAGAGCTCGTCACCCAGCTCGAGGCCACCAATCCCACGCCCGAGCCCGTCCAGGCCacccacctcctcgccggcaaCTGGATCCTCAT ATATACAGCGTATTCTGAGCTTCTACCTATCCTAGCAGTTGGTGCAGCACCATTGTTCAAAGTCGATGAGATATCGCAAGAAATTGACACAAATAGCATGACCATAGTCAATGCCTCAACTATCTCAAGTCCATTCACTTCGTTTTCTTTCAGTGCCACTGCTTCTTTTGATGTACAGAGTCCATCAAGGATAGAG GTCCAATTCAAAGAGGGAAGCTTTCAGCCACCGAAGATATCATCATCGGTAGACCTACCTGCAGAGGTTGATATATTTGGGCAGAAGATCAGCTTGGGCCCAGTCCAGCAAGTGCTGAACCCTCTGCAGCAAGCCTTTGCAAGTATTGCAGGATCCATTTCTGGGCAGCCACCCCTCAAGTTACCCATCCCTGGCAACAACAGGGCCCGGTCTTGGCTGCTGACGACCTACCTAGACAAGGACCTCAGGATCTCCAGAG